The following are encoded together in the Gordonia insulae genome:
- a CDS encoding serine/threonine-protein kinase, which translates to MADNDPQTTQRDVAPDIAGDLVAAGFSEPALIGHGGFGAVYRCVQATLDRTVAVKVLTDHLDDENLERFVREQRAMGRLSGHPNIVNILEVGSTPGGHPFIVMQYHPHDSLDARIRKQGPLEWADVLRLGIKVSGALETAHRCGTLHRDVKPGNILLTEYGEPQLTDFGIARIAGGFETGADLVTGSPAFTAPELLTGAMPSVASDIYGLGATLFCALTGHAAFERRSGEQVVAHFLRVASEPVPDLSDAGIPDVLSRAIEHAMAREPEDRPRTAAEYGEELRDIERSLGIAVNEMALPIEATGDPLTPTTRRPHGTITAPPTPSTKFRPPIRPRTQVPRERLLEILRAGERRRLILIHAPAGYGKTTVAAQWAEELWRDGVLVAWLTVDDDDNNATWFLTHLVESIRRTDPDVVADLGDVLEEHRDNAEQYVLAALVNEIHERAKRLVVVVDDWHRVTDPGAISAMDFLLEHGCHHLQMVVTSRNRAGLPISRMRVRDELVEIDIARLCFDAAEARSFLLDVAGLDLDNSEVTDLWTSTDGWVAALQLACLSLRGSDTPADLISHISGRHHAIGDFLAENVLGALEPEMLNFLLTISVPERICAGLATALSGESRGQALLEDAEARDLFLSRVDQDGDWFRLHPLFAEFLRQRLDRDRPDSSPELNRIASEWFSRHDMLPEAVAHALSADDPGRAAELVEAGGGQLIEHSQMTVLLGLVDRLPTAAVISSPRLQLLVAWADILLHRTDLAHAALERVDTALSVGSLPAEEISDIRAEADVAEACTRATADRLTRLDELVDECLSRPDTMPPFVVSAAANVATISATFRFDFDNAHRWQEWAIPYHQLNTGPYAVMYGHALGGLAAVEELDLDRAEEEYRAALRVSSPSGAVRSQSARLACGLLAELRYARGDIAESTRLHAESFELGAEEGLIDMIKARYVTAARLAVIRDDRVAAARYLDEAADIADRLAAPRLRSLIEYEQVVLGLPTRWVLGPRAEFAQRSRPTVGIAEIVAQLDEEVAIRLLLDDGDAADLDIACRWAAEWVTRLGHGRRRLASDRAERLLALALTVAGRHSEAEQHMSVLLEHCASVGMVRFPMDGGQQLVPLIGEIRADLAAGGGTSAYGLSVEFLDRVLEGH; encoded by the coding sequence ATGGCCGACAACGATCCGCAGACGACACAACGTGATGTCGCACCCGACATCGCCGGAGACCTCGTGGCCGCCGGATTCTCCGAACCGGCGTTGATCGGGCATGGCGGATTCGGTGCGGTCTATCGATGTGTGCAGGCGACCCTCGACCGCACCGTCGCGGTCAAGGTGCTCACTGATCACCTCGACGACGAGAATCTCGAGCGATTCGTACGCGAGCAGCGAGCAATGGGCCGGCTGTCCGGCCACCCGAACATCGTCAACATCCTCGAGGTCGGCAGCACACCGGGCGGACACCCGTTCATCGTCATGCAGTACCACCCCCATGACTCGCTCGACGCCCGCATCCGCAAACAGGGCCCCCTGGAATGGGCCGATGTGCTGCGGCTGGGTATCAAGGTCTCCGGCGCGCTCGAGACCGCGCACCGTTGTGGCACGCTGCACCGCGACGTCAAGCCGGGAAACATACTGCTGACCGAGTACGGCGAGCCACAACTCACCGACTTCGGCATCGCGCGCATCGCGGGCGGGTTCGAGACGGGTGCCGATCTGGTCACCGGCTCGCCGGCGTTCACCGCCCCCGAACTGCTGACCGGAGCCATGCCGAGCGTGGCGTCGGACATCTACGGGCTGGGCGCGACATTGTTCTGCGCGCTGACCGGACATGCCGCCTTCGAGCGCCGCAGCGGCGAGCAGGTCGTCGCGCACTTCCTGCGCGTCGCCAGCGAGCCGGTCCCGGATCTGAGCGACGCCGGCATCCCGGACGTGTTGTCGCGGGCCATCGAACACGCGATGGCGCGCGAACCGGAGGACCGCCCGCGGACGGCCGCCGAGTACGGCGAGGAACTCCGGGACATCGAGCGCTCGCTCGGCATCGCCGTGAACGAGATGGCGCTGCCGATCGAGGCCACCGGCGACCCGTTGACGCCGACGACGCGCCGACCGCACGGCACGATCACCGCGCCCCCGACACCATCGACGAAGTTCCGGCCGCCGATCCGGCCCCGGACGCAGGTTCCCCGGGAACGGCTGCTGGAGATCCTGCGTGCCGGTGAGCGTCGACGTCTGATCCTCATCCATGCACCCGCCGGGTACGGCAAGACGACGGTGGCCGCGCAGTGGGCTGAGGAACTCTGGCGCGACGGCGTGCTCGTCGCCTGGCTGACCGTGGACGACGACGACAACAACGCCACCTGGTTCCTCACCCACCTGGTGGAGTCGATCCGGCGCACAGATCCCGATGTCGTCGCCGATCTCGGCGACGTTCTCGAAGAGCATCGCGACAACGCCGAGCAATACGTGTTGGCGGCCCTGGTCAACGAGATCCACGAGCGTGCGAAACGCCTCGTGGTCGTCGTCGACGACTGGCACCGCGTCACCGATCCCGGTGCCATCTCTGCCATGGACTTCCTCCTCGAACACGGTTGTCACCACCTGCAGATGGTCGTCACGAGCCGCAACCGCGCCGGACTGCCGATCAGTCGCATGCGCGTCCGGGACGAATTGGTCGAGATCGACATCGCCCGCCTGTGTTTCGATGCGGCCGAGGCGCGTTCGTTCCTGCTCGACGTCGCCGGACTGGACCTCGACAACAGCGAGGTGACCGACCTCTGGACGTCGACGGACGGCTGGGTCGCCGCGCTGCAGTTGGCGTGCCTCTCGTTGCGCGGATCCGACACACCCGCAGACCTGATCAGTCACATCTCCGGGCGTCACCACGCGATCGGTGACTTCCTCGCCGAAAACGTCCTGGGCGCATTGGAACCGGAGATGTTGAACTTCCTGCTGACCATCTCGGTGCCCGAACGCATCTGCGCGGGGTTGGCGACCGCACTCAGCGGCGAATCGCGCGGGCAGGCGCTGCTGGAGGATGCGGAGGCACGGGATCTGTTCCTCAGTCGTGTCGACCAGGACGGTGACTGGTTCCGCCTCCATCCGCTCTTCGCCGAGTTCCTCCGCCAGCGTCTCGACCGGGACCGTCCTGACTCGAGCCCGGAGCTGAACCGGATTGCATCGGAGTGGTTCTCGCGCCACGACATGCTCCCCGAAGCGGTGGCGCACGCGTTGTCGGCCGACGATCCCGGGCGTGCTGCCGAGCTCGTCGAAGCCGGTGGTGGGCAACTGATCGAACACTCCCAGATGACGGTTCTGCTCGGGCTGGTCGACCGGCTCCCGACGGCGGCCGTGATCTCCAGCCCGCGACTGCAACTGCTCGTCGCGTGGGCGGACATCCTCCTGCACAGGACCGACCTGGCGCATGCGGCGTTGGAACGGGTGGACACTGCATTGTCGGTGGGATCTCTGCCGGCCGAAGAGATATCGGACATCCGCGCGGAAGCCGACGTCGCCGAGGCGTGCACCAGGGCGACCGCCGACCGTCTGACCCGACTCGACGAGCTCGTCGACGAGTGTCTCTCGCGGCCGGACACGATGCCGCCGTTCGTGGTGTCGGCCGCGGCGAACGTGGCCACCATCAGCGCGACCTTCCGGTTCGATTTCGACAACGCACATCGCTGGCAGGAATGGGCGATTCCGTACCACCAGTTGAACACCGGGCCGTATGCCGTCATGTACGGCCATGCCCTCGGTGGCCTCGCCGCGGTGGAGGAACTCGATCTCGATCGGGCCGAGGAGGAGTACCGGGCCGCGCTCCGGGTCTCCAGTCCGTCGGGAGCCGTGCGCTCGCAGTCCGCCAGGTTGGCGTGCGGGCTGCTCGCCGAATTACGGTATGCGCGTGGCGACATCGCGGAATCCACGCGGCTGCATGCCGAGAGCTTCGAACTCGGAGCCGAAGAGGGCCTCATCGACATGATCAAGGCGCGATACGTCACGGCCGCACGTCTCGCGGTCATCCGCGACGACCGGGTGGCCGCGGCCAGATATCTCGACGAGGCCGCCGACATCGCCGACCGGCTCGCCGCGCCGCGGCTCCGGTCGCTCATCGAGTACGAGCAGGTCGTCCTCGGCCTGCCGACCCGGTGGGTCCTCGGTCCGCGCGCCGAGTTCGCGCAACGCAGCCGGCCGACGGTGGGGATCGCCGAGATCGTCGCCCAGCTCGACGAGGAAGTCGCGATCCGCCTGCTGCTCGACGACGGTGACGCCGCCGATCTGGAC